A part of Quatrionicoccus australiensis genomic DNA contains:
- a CDS encoding sensor domain-containing diguanylate cyclase has translation MATTIPGDNLILSQIVEGNPVASIVIDAQHRVTHWNRACAVLTGVPAAEMIGRTEQWRAFYPQPRPIMADLIVSDALEGTVDEFYHGKFRRSALIDGAFEAEDFFPACGEGGRWLYFTAAPLRNASGELIGAIETLQDVTERHRAEDALRESEERYRLLSVTDPLTGLFNRRRLHQCLPGEIGRCARHGRPLSLLVIDCDHFKKINDSRGHLEGDLVLQTLARLISLSLRASDLAFRYGGEEFVVLLPEVGQEAAVLLAERLRLSIAGRNAPGDQAVCTVSIGVAEYRGEESENALINRADAACYVAKAQGRNRVVLAT, from the coding sequence GTGGCGACGACAATCCCCGGTGATAATCTCATCCTCTCCCAGATTGTAGAGGGGAATCCGGTTGCCAGCATCGTTATCGATGCGCAGCACCGGGTGACGCACTGGAATCGCGCCTGTGCGGTGCTGACCGGCGTGCCGGCCGCAGAAATGATCGGTCGTACCGAGCAATGGCGTGCCTTCTATCCGCAGCCGCGCCCGATCATGGCCGACCTCATTGTCAGCGATGCGCTCGAAGGAACGGTCGACGAGTTTTATCATGGCAAATTCAGGCGTTCGGCCTTGATCGATGGGGCTTTCGAGGCCGAGGACTTTTTCCCGGCCTGCGGTGAAGGGGGGCGCTGGTTGTATTTCACGGCAGCGCCCTTGCGTAATGCCAGCGGCGAATTGATCGGTGCCATCGAGACCTTGCAGGACGTCACCGAGCGCCATCGTGCCGAGGATGCCCTGCGCGAGAGCGAAGAGCGCTACCGCCTGCTCAGCGTGACCGATCCGCTGACCGGCCTGTTCAACCGGCGTCGCCTGCACCAGTGCCTGCCGGGGGAAATCGGCCGGTGTGCCCGGCATGGACGGCCACTGTCGCTGCTGGTCATCGATTGTGATCATTTCAAAAAGATCAACGACAGCCGCGGGCATCTTGAGGGCGATCTCGTGCTGCAGACACTGGCGCGCCTGATCAGTCTGTCCCTGCGCGCTTCGGACCTGGCCTTCCGTTATGGTGGCGAGGAATTTGTCGTTCTCCTGCCCGAGGTTGGGCAGGAGGCCGCAGTGTTGCTCGCCGAGCGCTTGCGTTTGTCCATTGCGGGCAGAAACGCGCCGGGTGATCAGGCGGTGTGTACGGTTAGTATCGGGGTGGCAGAATACCGGGGCGAGGAG